From Penicillium digitatum chromosome 5, complete sequence, one genomic window encodes:
- a CDS encoding Aminoglycoside phosphotransferase has protein sequence MQQLNLKTWSAMPLLKGTNGHSDSFHRQSRAAEVDEHHRLDDILSLLFPSTVQVQHSNPIVGHMHSLRLLRLSNGAHLLLKGSPSSRTALLRRERSFLETEAQFLALLAQSANPCIPRLYHYDPHGRPWGSAYLIRQYMKGKSLSEMEGELTLQQRDGIDRHLGFLVSAIGQNAAPGFGSLQQVAFGAGSSSWREAFCALFEGILRDAEDTFIHLPYSEIRHELSRLAPALESVSLPRLVVVDFGRPSHVLVDEESGQLSGIVDFSSAVWGDVLMAEIFANASPAVLQGAGMAVSRRREENIRLVLYACYRLVSQITVQYYRHRDETSEFEARRRLTTVIAEMARLELE, from the exons ATGCAACAACTTAACTTGAAAACATGGTCTGCTATGCCTTTACTCAAGGGAACAAACGGCCACAGCGACTCTTTTCATCGGCAGTCCCGTGCTGCCGAGGTAGACGAACACCATAGactggacgatatcctgtCGCTGCTGTTTCCTTCCACAGTCCAAGTGCAACACTCGAATCCAATTGTCGGTCACATGCACTCCCTGCGACTTCTGAGGCTGTCCAATGGAGCTCATTTATTGCTAAAAGGGTCCCCATCATCAAGGACCGCCCTCCTGCGACGTGAGCGGTCGTTTCTCGAAACTGAAGCCCAGTTTCTTGCTCTTCTAGCGCAGAGTGCAAACCCTTGTATCCCCCGGCTTTATCATTACGATCCTCATGGAAGACCTTGGGGATCTGCCTACTTGATCCGACAGTATATGAAAGGGAAGAGTTTGTCAGAGATGGAAGGCGAGCTCACCCTCCAACAACGAGATGGGATCGACCGCCACTTGGGCTTCTTAGTGAGTGCTATTGGTCAAAATGCAGCCCCTGGGTTTGGGTCTTTGCAGCAAGTGGCATTTGGCGCTGGAAGTTCCTCCTGGAGAGAGGCCTTCTGTGCCCTGTTTGAAGGCATTCTTCGCGATGCCGAGGACACGTTCATACACCTTCCTTACTCGGAGATCCGACACGAATTGAGTCGCCTGGCACCTGCCCTTGAAAGTGTATCGCTGCCACGTCTTGTGGTCGTGGACTTTGGCCGACCCTCCCACGTTTTGGTAGACGAAGAGTCTGGACAGTTGTCTGGTATTGTGGACTTCAGCAGTGCCGTATGGGGTGATGTGTTGATGGCAGAGATATTTGCGAATGCATCCCCGGCGGTCTTGCAGGGAGCAGGGATGGCGGTGTCCAGGAGAAGGGAGGAAAATATCCGGTTGGTCTT GTATGCGTGCTACCGGCTGGTGTCCCAAATCACTGTGCAATATTATCGACACCGAGACGAGACGAGCGAATTTGAGGCGCGGAGACGACTGACAACTGTGATTGCGGAAATGGCGAGGCTCGAACTGGAATGA
- a CDS encoding THUMP, protein MPDRSSHSSKKKKGGGGKYGKQKNRVAIESGDVGVFVTCDMGREGKCLSEAVDIFSQAIEGTENQEEEEQDTDDEDIEAQIRRELEGLQPSKDKTRQFQPIQMDMPCVTFMRLDPSIDPVQLVHRLCSEAHAHPETKKSRWIKRMHPVTSIRKTLSVDLAAFAKEILKPHFHSGGPPKTYAIRPTVRGNSKLNRDVIIKTVADAVGPEHPVNLTNYDLMILVDVAQNVIGMSVVQGDYDKLKRFNLAEIYDPSPKAEPAATATQSKA, encoded by the exons ATGCCTGACAGATCAAGCCACtcttcaaagaagaaaaag GGTGGCGGTGGGAAATATGGAAAGCAGAAAAATCGTGTCGCAATTGAATCTGGTGATGTAGGTGTCTTTGTGACATGCGATATGGGCAGAGAAGGAAAATGTCTGTCTGAGGCAGTGGACATTTTTTCTCAG GCCATTGAGGGCACTGAAAAtcaggaggaagaggagcaagatactgatgatgaagatattGAGGCCCAGATCCGAAGGGAACTGGAGGGCCTACAGCCCAGCAAAGACAAAACTCGTCAATTCCAGCCCATACAGATGGACATGCCTTGTG TGACATTCATGCGCCTTGATCCCTCAATAGACCCGGTGCAGCTTGTGCACCGTCTGTGTAGCGAAGCACATGCCCATCCGGAAACTAAGAAAAGCCGATGGATTAAGCGCATGCATCCGGTCACGTCAATCCGGAAGACTTTGAGTGTGGATCTAGCGGCTTTTGCGAAAGAGATTCTCAAGCCTCATTTCCATTCGGGAGGGCCTCCAAAGACG TACGCTATTCGGCCTACTGTGCGAGGCAACTCGAAGCTCAACCGAGACGTTATCATTAAAACCGTTGCGGATGCTGTCGGACCTGAGCACCCGGTGAATTTGACGAACTATGATCTAATGATCCTCGTTGACGTTGCCCAA AATGTGATTGGCATGAGTGTAGTGCAAGGTGATTATGATAAGCTGAAGCGGTTCAACTTGGCCGAAATCTATGACCCTTCACCGAAAGCAGAGCCCGCAGCCACGGCCACTCAGTCTAAGGCCTAA
- a CDS encoding Pyruvate decarboxylase has product MATTDIATRELENPMDVAEYLFRRLHEVGIRSVHGLPGDYNLAALDYLPKCELNWVGNCNELNAGYAADGYARVNGISALVTTFGVGELSALNAIAGSYSEFVPVIHIVGQPTTQSQKDGMLLHHTLGNGDFDVFTKMSAGISCYVARLNDPKDAATLIDSAIRECWIRSRPVYITLPTDLVAAKVNGDRLKTPIDLSLPKNDPEKEDYVVDVVLKYLHAAKNPVILVDACAIRHRALEEVRELVEKSGLPTFVTPMGKGAVNEDHKNFGGVYAGNGSNPGVSEAVESSDLILSVGAIKSDFNTTGFTYRVGQLNTIDFHSTFVRVRYSEYPDINMKGVLRKVVERMNPLTPAPIPLITNRLPESEQSSTDQTITHKWLWPIVGQWLRAKDIVLTETGTANFGIWDTRFPANVTAISQVLWGSIGFAMGACQGAALAAKEQKDRRTILFIGDGSIQLTVQELSTILKNKLNPIVFVICNDGYTIERYIHGWDAVYNDIQPWEFVNIPKVFGAKDNYQGYRIKTRDELNQLFADEDFNVSDKLRLVELYMPRDDAPAALKLTAEAAAQRNSGK; this is encoded by the exons ATGGCAACTACCGATATTGCTACCAGGGAGCTCGAGAATCCTATGGATGTCGCTGAGTACTTGTTCCGACGTCTTCACGAGGTTGGAATCCGCTCGGTGCATGGTCTACCCGGTGACTACAATCTCGCAGCGTTGGATTACCTGCCTAAGTGTGAACTTAACTGGGTTGGAAACTGCAACGAACTCAATGCCG GCTACGCCGCCGATGGCTATGCTCGTGTGAACGGTATCAGTGCCCTTGTCACCACATTTGGTGTTGGAGAGCTGTCCGCCCTCAATGCCATCGCAGGCTCATACTCCGAATTTGTCCCAGTCATCCACATCGTTGGCCAGCCCACCACTCAGTCTCAAAAGGATGGCATGCTGTTGCACCACACTCTCGGAAACGGAGACTTTGATGTCTTTACCAAAATGAGCGCGGGCATCTCCTGCTACGTCGCACGTCTGAATGACCCCAAGGACGCAGCCACTCTGATCGACAGTGCGATTCGGGAATGTTGGATCCGCAGCCGTCCGGTGTATATCACTCTGCCAACGGATTTGGTCGCTGCCAAAGTCAACGGCGATCGCCTGAAGACCCCGATTGATCTCTCACTGCCTAAGAATGACCCGGAGAAGGAGGACTACGTGGTCGATGTCGTCCTGAAGTATCTCCATGCCGCAAAGAACCCTGTTATCTTGGTTGACGCCTGTGCCATTCGTCACCGCGCACTAGAAGAAGTGCGCGAGTTGGTGGAGAAGTCTGGCTTGCCAACCTTTGTGACTCCGATGGGCAAGGGAGCCGTGAACGAGGATCACAAGAACTTCGGTGGTGTCTATGCTGGTAATGGATCTAACCCTGGAGTTAGTGAGGCTGTCGAGTCCTCCGACCTCATTCTGAGCGTTGGAGCGATCAAGTCTGACTTCAACACTACCGGTTTCACTTATCGTGTTGGACAGCTGAACACCATTGACTTCCACAGTACCTTTGTGAGAGTGCGGTACTCGGAGTACCCTGATATCAACATGAAGGGCGTTCTGAGGAAGGTCGTTGAACGGATGAATCCTCTGACCCCGGCCCCTATCCCTCTTATTACGAACCGACTGCCCGAAAGCGAGCAAAGCTCTACTGATCAAACTATTACCCACAAGTGGCTCTGGCCCATCGTCGGACAGTGGCTAAGGGCAAAGGATATCGTCCTTACCGAGACTGGCACTGCCAACTTCGGTATCTGGGATACTCGCTTCCCCGCCAACGTGACTGCCATCAGCCAAGTTCTTTGGGGCAGTATTGGATTTGCCATGGGAGCCTGTCAGGGTGCTGCCCTCGCTGCTAAGGAACAGAAAGACCGCCGAACTATCCTCTTCATCGGCGACGGAAGCATTCAACTCACGGTGCAGGAACTCAGCACTATCCTGAAGAATAAGTTGAACCCTATCGT CTTCGTTATCTGTAACGACGGCTACACTATCGAGCGATACATCCACGGATGGGATGCGGTTTACAACGACATCCAGCCTTGGGAATTTGTTAACATTCCCAAGGTCTTCGGAGCCAAGGATAACTACCAAGGCTACCGTATCAAGACCCGTGACGAACTCAACCAGCTGTTCGCTGACGAGGACTTCAACGTGTCCGACAAGCTTCGA CTGGTCGAGTTGTACATGCCTCGCGATGACGCCCCCGCGGCCTTGAAGTTGACCGCCGAGGCTGCTGCGCAACGCAACAGCGGCAAATAA
- a CDS encoding Sucrose/H+ symporter, plant encodes MPIPTSRILLCPFTTDTSLTLSMASSRWRLSSCSSSLPAWPTSAVPTIQGLHRLRRLRSLGYPLFGIYSCDFSRREILFLAPIVGLWICCVREFKCSHLFLAFPLMTLGTSLKVHFRDSDSDIGYMSMCQTCITFASDIMVVVPLASPAETAKDQWAALNVGGYVAQMKFLPGTEERDAINFVYDYSPMYGHIAAMAILVFTAP; translated from the exons ATGCCTATTCCAACTTCTAGAATACTTCTCTG TCCGTTCACTACTGACACGAGTTTGACA TTATCGATGGCTTCATCCCGATGGCGGCTTTCATCTTGTTCCTCCTCCCTACCCGCTTGGCCAACCTCGGCCGTGCCCA CTATTCAGGGACTGCACCGTCTTCGGCGCCTGCGCTCTCTCGGTTATCCTCTATTCGGCATCTACTCCTGTGATTT TTCACGCCGTGAGATTCTGTTTCTAGCCCCGATCGTCGGCCTTTGGATCTGCTGCGTGAGGGAGTTCAAGTGCAGCCACCTCTTCCTCGCTTTTCCATTGATGACCCTCGGTACCAGCCTGAAGGTCCACTTCCGCGACTCGGATAGTGACATCGGGTACATGTCTATGTGCCAGACCTGCATCACCTTCGCTAGTGATATAATGGTCGTCG TGCCATTAGCTAG CCCTGCCGAGACTGCTAAGGACCAATGGGCTGCCCTAAATGTCGGTGGATACGTTGCTCAAATGAAGTTTCTGCCCGGCACTGAGGAGCGGGATGCAATCAACTTCGTCTATGATTATAGTCCGATGTATGGACACATTGCTGCGATGGCGATTCTTGTGTTTACTGCGCCGTGA
- a CDS encoding MAP kinase kinase kinase (Bck1), putative, whose protein sequence is MDGRQQYIPGPPPPSQTQHINLPPPPPRHPQAQTMVPPPPPGPPPGATYGTQTGWQQNWGRPALNPGFPPPPPLAPAPNQHLTYGRPPAQLSIIPPRQDHQPMTSATYIPGNDTIGVGIPGLFDPHGRAAPYDPYAHNNAERQRLGLSQMHDHINPSIPYKTDPSLPQTPSGLTVSSPYALHGNIHELTNDSPQQPATAQITELAKTTSFRHNASGPSLGGLSHSEAAIQWPLDRVLLWLAKNGFSNDWQETFKALELEGADFLELGHGSGGRGNLGKMHQVVYPQLAKEVGRSGKKWEPGRERDEGKRMRKLIRQIHDGSQDFTVSTPLNQTQPLATAFPETSTAFFSNNFPEPRSAGPVPGVNDQPGQRSVTMPVPASHDSPRYNESPARESWVRSDYLRSEYTRNALSGMNSDSRRQSQSVASESGTFQGSSLRPHEESPNGGSPAIQNVLPAYTAAFSSSTGDLTLGLHDHTRGDSTESIPGSSRGTTGRYYDSRRQGQENDPRKQGLEGARPLPQDASGRQWGDQVSSSCPKEHKGFFSNILKKKTKATASSHPSPDQQHEDSSPTTSPETRPNEAYLPYIKPAYNSSDMSVGERPSTATTKTKKWVFVTMDGFNFRLVDISDLESFESLRNGICESLAVDPTNALIYLTQPGQREHEDPMSDATLAQSRRSKSDAYGSLKLFVRGTPMLHMPSNTPRVDGLGVSFTDKSNMSPTATHHQVHRKPLDEDALNRLSPHRTRPDSPLLGSRQSTLKASTGRASPAEPVQDTSQALGSDKSDLLARHEEHPREVERKQKHYLQSKIPQPHQTKNAYSDTGYRRNEIIDFDSPRISPYDEKKGDSLVPLRKPPTAPIESNTLTKVNSLSRRPTTRESRETRLQPSLGLGAAIASVGRITSAVGTPLPSVPAASPPSVNIQDSASSESDRPRSFDSTGTFSSRTTLDSSRPASEMATECEKPPVSFANLSPGKFDSEEPPRPGLQSRKSFGPEFDFEENQVSFQRTPQQQQDSDDDTDDDSDDGLFQVRPSRIQEEQREAQTEAERKSERPSLTVNTKDQLRSKLSVRFKSPSTAGPSSSGEASDGKEPVTSTWGPVSPEDERPTPRRESFARDIWASRPAVEGVIDNLDDFFPDVDLDAPYLDEPSSPSTKAISEHDPKKEALPPLLHATHALDAAPVRPAEPINFARQKLARGGGSGGGLSRMKSIRQVAQGANRTNSVSTAGPQRSGDLLRRKSTKMFGAKIMQIKPRPGTRLSQLDPIPQNSTQVASNTGPVPQRQPTFRIIRGQLIGKGTYGRVYLGMNADNGEVLAVKLVEINPRIAGADKDRIKEMVAALDQEIDTMQHLEHPNIVQYLGCERGEFSISIYLEYISGGSVGSCLRKHGKFEESVVRSLTRQTLDGLAYLHDKGILHRDMKADNILLDLDGTCKISDFGISKKTDDIYGNDSSNSMQGSVFWMAPEVIQSQGQGYSAKVDIWSLGCVVLEMFAGRRPWSKEEAIGAIFKLGSLSQAPPIPDDVSMNISPAALAFMYDCFTIDSAERPTAGTLLTRHPFCESDANYNFLDTELYAKIRDVL, encoded by the exons ATGGATGGACGTCAGCAGTATATCCCGGGGCCCCCGCCTCCCTCTCAAACACAACACATCAACCTACCTCCGCCCCCGCCTCGACACCCACAAGCCCAAACGATGGTGCCACCTCCTCCTCCTGGCCCGCCTCCAGGGGCGACCTATGGAACACAGACGGGGTGGCAGCAAAACTGGGGCAGACCGGCGTTGAATCCAGGCTTCCCACCGCCGCCACCTCTTGCTCCCGCACCAAACCAGCATCTCACATACGGTCGCCCACCAGCTCAGTTGTCGATAATTCCTCCGCGTCAGGACCATCAGCCTATGACATCCGCAACTTATATACCCGGGAACGATACCATTGGCGTCGGCATTCCAGGATTGTTCGACCCCCATGGAAGAGCTGCTCCATATGATCCATATGCGCACAACAATGCCGAGAGACAGCGGTTGGGTCTCAGCCAAATGCACGATCATATcaatccttcaattccatATAAAACAGACCCAAGCCTCCCGCAGACCCCGAGTGGTCTCACTGTTTCTTCGCCCTACGCTCTTCATGGAAACATTCATGAATTAACCAACGACAGTCCGCAGCAGCCGGCGACAGCTCAAATTACCGAGCTCGCCAAAACTACAAGTTTTCGTCACAATGCTAGCGGGCCTTCTCTGGGAGGTTTATCTCACAGTGAAGCTGCGATCCAGTGGCCATTGGATCGCGTGCTTCTGTGGCTTGCGAAGAATGGATTTTCCAACGATTGGCAGGAAACCTTTAAAGCACTGGAGCTCGAAGGGGCTGATTTCCTCGAGCTTGGACATGGATCTGGCGGGCGCGGAAATCTTGGAAAAATGCATCAGgtggtctatcctcaattgGCAAAGGAGGTTGGTCGGAGTGGCAAAAAATGGGAGCCTGGCCGAGAACGGGATGAAGGAAAGCGTATGCGCAAACTGATCCGTCAAATCCATGATGGTTCGCAAGATTTCACCGTCTCCACACCGCTGAATCAGACGCAGCCGCTGGCGACTGCGTTCCCCGAGACCAGTacggcttttttttctaataATTTTCCCGAGCCACGCTCTGCTGGCCCTGTCCCTGGTGTAAATGAT CAGCCTGGGCAACGTTCGGTTACCATGCCGGTCCCTGCTAGCCACGATTCGCCAAGATACAATGAGTCTCCAGCACGAGAAAGCTGGGTCCGATCTGACTATTTGCGGTCTGAGTACACCCGCAATGCCTTGTCGGGAATGAACAGCGACAGTCGACGCCAGAGTCAGTCCGTTGCCAGCGAATCGGGCACTTTTCAGGGGTCATCTCTTCGGCCCCATGAAGAAAGTCCAAATGGTGGTAGCCCAGCCATACAGAATGTGTTGCCCGCTTACACGGCTGCATTTTCATCATCCACTGGGGATTTGACATTGGGACTGCATGATCACACTCGGGGCGATAGCACCGAGTCGATCCCCGGATCCAGTCGGGGTACCACGGGCCGGTACTATGATTCACGTAGACAAGGCCAAGAAAATGATCCTCGGAAGCAAGGCCTAGAGGGTGCTCGTCCCTTGCCTCAAGATGCATCTGGTCGGCAATGGGGTGACCAAGTCTCTTCTTCGTGCCCCAAAGAACACAAAGGCTTTTTCTCTAATAttctgaagaagaagacaaaaGCCACGGCTTCCAGCCACCCATCTCCTGATCAGCAGCATGAAGACTCCTCGCCTACAACAAGCCCGGAGACTCGCCCGAATGAAGCCTACCTCCCTTACATAAAACCTGCCTACAACTCTAGCGACATGTCAGTCGGTGAGCGTCCATCCACAGCAACCACAAAGACGAAAAAATGGGTATTTGTTACCATGGATGGCTTTAATTTCCGCCTGGTCGACATTTCCGATCTAGAATCTTTCGAGTCGTTGCGTAACGGAATCTGTGAAAGCCTCGCGGTCGACCCAACCAATGCCCTGATTTACCTCACTCAGCCCGGACAGAGAGAACACGAGGATCCTATGAGTGATGCAACCCTCGCACAGTCGCGTCGAAGCAAGTCAGATGCATACGGTTCTCTCAAGCTGTTTGTACGAGGGACTCCTATGCTTCATATGCCATCCAATACTCCTCGAGTCGATGGCCTGGGAGTTTCATTCACAGACAAGTCCAATATGTCCCCCACGGCCACACATCACCAGGTCCACAGGAAACCCCTGGACGAAGACGCCCTTAACAGGTTATCACCGCATCGCACCAGACCCGACTCTCCATTGTTGGGCTCTCGGCAAAGTACTCTCAAGGCTTCGACAGGGAGGGCATCCCCGGCAGAGCCTGTACAGGATACAAGCCAAGCTCTTGGGTCTGACAAATCTGATTTGCTCGCTCGCCATGAGGAACATCCCCGTGAAGTCGAACGTAAACAAAAACATTATTTACAATCCAAAATTCCACAGCCTCATCAGACTAAGAATGCCTACAGCGACACCGGGTATAGGCGAAACGAAATCATTGACTTTGATAGTCCTCGTATCTCGCCTTATGATGAGAAGAAGGGAGATTCGCTTGTACCGCTTCGCAAACCTCCAACAGCGCCAATCGAGTCGAATACTCTTACCAAGGTCAACTCTCTGAGCAGGAGACCTACCACTCGTGAGAGTCGTGAAACTCGGTTGCAGCCCTCTTTGGGTTTGGGCGCTGCAATTGCCAGCGTCGGCCGCATTACAAGTGCCGTTGGCACGCCACTGCCTTCGGTGCCGGCTGCATCTCCACCTTCAGTCAACATCCAGGATAGTGCAAGCTCCGAGTCTGATCGACCAAGATCATTTGATTCTACTGGAACATTTTCAAGCAGAACAACCCTTG ACTCTTCGAGGCCCGCTTCGGAGATGGCCACTGAATGCGAGAAACCGCCAGTCTCATTTGCCAATCTGTCACCTGGGAAATTTGATTCCGAAGAGCCACCGAGACCTGGCTTGCAATCTCGCAAGTCGTTTGGTCCAGAGTTCGACTTCGAAGAGAACCAAGTATCATTCCAGCGAACTCCTCAACAGCAACAGGACTCCGATGATGACACCGACGATGACTCCGACGATGGCCTATTCCAAGTCCGACCTTCAAGGATCCAGGAAGAACAGAGAGAAGCGCAAACTGAGGCCGAAAGGAAGTCTGAGAGGCCTTCATTGACTGTGAACACAAAAGATCAATTAAGGTCAAAACTGTCTGTCAGATTCAAATCTCCGAGTACTGCTGGCCCCAGTTCCAGCGGAGAAGCATCTGATGGGAAAGAACCGGTCACTAGTACCTGGGGACCAGTCTCGCCTGAAGATGAGAGGCCTACACCACGGCGAGAGTCATTTGCCCGAGACATCTGGGCAAGCAGACCTGCCGTCGAAGGCGTTATCGACAACCTCGATGACTTCTTCCCTGACGTTGATCTTGACGCTCCTTACTTGGATGAGCCCTCATCGCCCAGTACCAAGGCTATCAGCGAACATGACCCCAAAAAGGAGGCCCTGCCACCTTTGCTGCATGCAACCCATGCTCTTGATGCAGCTCCGGTGAGACCTGCTGAACCTATCAATTTTGCTCGACAGAAACTTGCCCGTGGTGGCGGCAGTGGCGGCGGACTCTCTCGCATGAAATCCATCCGACAGGTTGCTCAGGGAGCGAACCGGACGAACAGTGTCAGCACTGCTGGTCCCCAAAGGTCGGGTGATCTTCTACGCCGAAAGAGTACCAAGATGTTCGGCGCCAAAATTATGCAAATCAAGCCCAGGCCAGGCACCCGGCTTAGCCAACTCGATCCGATCCCGCAAAACAGCACCCAGGTGGCGTCCAATACCGGACCTGTTCCTCAGCGACAGCCCACTTTCCGCATAATCCGTGGTCAACTCATCGGTAAGGGTACTTACGGTCGCGTATACTTGGGCATGAACGCGGACAATGGTGAAGTTTTGGCAGTCAAACTAGTCGAGATCAACCCGCGAATTGCAGGGGCAGACAAAGACCGCATCAAGGAGATGGTCGCCGCCCTGGACCAGGAGATCGACACGATGCAGCACCTCGAACACCCCAACATCGTGCAGTATCTTGGATGCGAGCGTGGCGAATTCTCTATCTCTATCTACTTGGAGTATATTTCCGGTGGATCTGTCGGGAGTTGTCTGCGCAAGCATGGTAAATTTGAAGAAAGTGTCGTGAGGTCACTGACACGGCAGACCCTAGACGGACTGGCATACCTGCACGACAAGGGAATCCTCCACCGCGACATGAAAGCAGACAACATCCTCCTAGATCTTGATGGTACATGCAAGATCTCCGACTTTGGTATCTCCAAAAAAACAGACGACATCTATGGCAACGACTCATCCAACTCCATGCAAGGCTCCGTCTTCTGGATGGCCCCGGAGGTCATCCAGTCCCAAGGCCAGGGCTACAGCGCCAAGGTCGATATCTGGTCCCTTGGCTGTGTGGTGCTGGAGATGTTCGCAGGCCGTCGACCATGGAGCAAGGAGGAGGCCATCGGCGCTATCTTCAAACTCGGCAGTCTGAGCCAGGCTCCACCGATTCCGGATGATGTTTCTATGAACATTAGTCCTGCGGCTCTTGCATTCATGTATGATTGCTTCACAAT TGACTCGGCTGAACGCCCTACTGCCGGAACCCTGCTCACCCGTCATCCCTTCTGCGAGTCCGATGCGAACTACAACTTCCTAGATACGGAACTGTACGCCAAGATCCGCGACGTGCTTTGA